The window CGATTCGTTGCTGTACTCGCCAAGTGACGGAGGACTCCAAGAGGGCACGTTCCCCTTGGACGGCATGCAGAACCAGGAAATCGGCACGATGGAGGCGCAGCCGACGACGGCGAGGTACAAGGGAGTGCGATTGAGGAAGTGGGGCAAATGGGTGGCCGAAGTGCGATTCCCCAACAGCCGCCAGCGGCTGTGGCTCGGCTCCTACCCGACGCCCGAGATGGCTGCGCGAGCCTACGACGCTGCCGTGTACTGCCTGCGCGGCCCCGGCGCGGAGTTCAACTTCCCGAGCCACCCACCCAGCATACCGTCGGCCGACAAGCTGAGCCGGTACGAGATACGTGAGGCGGCCGAG of the Musa acuminata AAA Group cultivar baxijiao chromosome BXJ3-2, Cavendish_Baxijiao_AAA, whole genome shotgun sequence genome contains:
- the LOC135631354 gene encoding ethylene-responsive transcription factor ERF017-like; amino-acid sequence: MQNQEIGTMEAQPTTARYKGVRLRKWGKWVAEVRFPNSRQRLWLGSYPTPEMAARAYDAAVYCLRGPGAEFNFPSHPPSIPSADKLSRYEIREAAERHAREGPQREEAEEAGEQVADPGAGSSGLGAPSGQPAEPSSSVPVFDDGTASGGEWFDGFWYDAGGGIDDDDIYRSSPLWNFHQ